GTCCTCGCGAGCGAGCGGCGCGCCGTAGAAGGCCATGAAGCCGTCGCCCAGGTATTTGTCGAAGGTGCCGCGGTGCTTGAAGACCATCTTGCTCAGATTCTGGAAGATGCGGTTCAACGTGTGGATCACGTGTTCGGCGGGATGCAGTTCGGTGAAACGCGTGAAGCCGCGGATGTCGGCGAAGAGCACCGTTACACGCCGGATTTCACCGCCCAACTGCAGATAACGTTCCGGATCATCGAGGATGATGTCGGTGACGTCCTCGGCCAGGAAGCGGTCCAGCACCTGCCGCAGCAGGCGGTTGCGCGCTTCCAGCTCGTCGTGTAGCTGCTTGATGCGCAGCAGCGAACGCACGCGCGTCAGCAGCACCAGCGAGCTGTAGGGCTTGCTGACGAACTCGTCGGCGCCGACTTCGATGGCGCGCATTTTCTCGTCTTCCGAGTCGAGCGCGGTGACGATCACCACCGGGATGAAGCGCATCGCCTCGACGCTCTTCAAGGCCGCGCACAGGGCCAGGCCGTCCATGCGCGGCATCTGCACGTCGAGGATGGCCAGGTCCGGCGGGTCCTCCAGCGCCAGATCCAGCGCCGTATCCCCGTCGGCCGCTTTGATCACCTCGCATCCCGCTTCCTTTAAAAACGCCTCCAGCAGGTCGCGGTTGAGCCAGTCGTCGTCGGCGACCAGTATGCGGGGTGCGCGGTTGAAGATTTCGTACAGGTTCATCGTCTTCCACTCAGGGCCGGATCGGAAGGCCTGCGAAATTCGTGCTACTCGACCTTGCCGGTCGTGATGGCCATTTTGAGTTCGCCGAGCGCTTTGGTGATCTCGATGTCTCTCGGGCAGGCATCGGTGCAGTTGAAGATGTCGTGGCAGCGCCAGATGCCCGTGCGGTCGTTCAATATCTGCAGGCGCTCCGCCGCGGCGCGGTCGCGGCTGTCGTAGATGAAGCGGTGCGCCTGTACCATCGCCGCCGGGCCGACGTATTCTTCGCTGGCCCAGAACGAGGGACAGGCCGTGGTGCAGGCGGCGCAGAGAATGCATTTGGTGGTTTCGTCGAAGCGGGCGCGCTGCTCCTGGCTCTGCAGGCGCTCGCCTTCAGGCGGCGGTTCGTCGTTGACGAAGTAGGGCATCACGCTGCGGTACTGCTCGAAAAAAGGCTCCATGTCGACGATCAGGTCTTTGATCACCGCCATGCCCAGCAGCGGTTCGACCGTGATCTTCTTTCCCACGTCCTGCACCAGCACCTTGCAGGCCAGGCGGTTGACGCCGTTGATGCGCATGGCGTCCGAGCCGCAAACCCCGTGGGCGCACGAACGCCGGTAGGCCAGCGTGCCGTCCTGGTACCACTTCACCTGGTTGAGCAAATCCAGGATGCGGTCGGTGGCTTCCGCCTCGAGCGTGTACTTCTCGTAGTGCGGCTTCTTGTCGGTTTCCGGGTTGTAACGAAAGATGCGCAGCGTAACCTGCATGATCACTCTCCAGCAATCTGCCCAGACGACTCAATACACGCGCTTCATGGGCTTGAAGTGCGTGACCTTCACCGGCTTGTAGCGCAGCGAGATGCCTTCCGGCCCCAGGAAGGCGAGGCTGTGCTTCATCCAATTATCGTCATCCCGCTCGGGGTAATCCTCGCGGGCGTGCGCGCCGCGGCTTTCCTTGCGGGCCAACGCCGAGGCCGCCGTCGCTTCGGCGATGTCGAGCAGGCAGCCCAGCTCCCAGGCCTCCATGGCGTCCGTGTTGAAAACCTTCCCCGAATCCTCGACGCGAATCAGCGAGAAGCGCTGCTTCAATTCTCTCACCTTCTCCAGCGCCTGCTGCATGCCTTCTTCCGTGCGGAAGACCCCCACGTCCTGGAACATCACTTCCTGCATCTCGCGCCGCAGGGTGGCCGGGTGCTCCAACCCCTCGCCGGAATGCAGCTTCTCCAGCCGCCGCCGGACGGCGGCCTCGGGGTTCTTGCTCAGCGGGACGTAATCGGACCCCGCGGCGTATGCCGCCGCCTGCTTCCCGCTTTCCTTGCCGAAGACGATGATGTCCAGCAGCGAGTTTGTCCCCAGGCGGTTGGCCCCGTGCACGGAAACGCAGGCGCACTCCCCGGCGGCGTACAGGCCAGGCATGACCGTGTTCTTCTCGTCGATCAACACGTGCCCGTGCATGTCGGTTGGGATGCCGCCCATGGCGTAGTGCGCCGTGGGCTGCACCGGCATGGGCTGCGTCAATGGGTCGACGTGCATGTAGGTGCGGCAGAAGTCGATGATGTCGGGCAGCTTTTCCAGTACGTCGTCGGCGCTGAGCTGGTAGGGCGAACCGTCGGGGTTCGTACGGCCGTCGCGCTGGGCGTACTTGTTCACCGTCTCAGGGCGCACGTCGAGGTACAGGTAGCGCTTGCCGCCGATGCCGCGCCCGGCGCGCATTTCCAGATACATCGCCCGGCTGA
This region of Anaerolineales bacterium genomic DNA includes:
- a CDS encoding response regulator — its product is MNLYEIFNRAPRILVADDDWLNRDLLEAFLKEAGCEVIKAADGDTALDLALEDPPDLAILDVQMPRMDGLALCAALKSVEAMRFIPVVIVTALDSEDEKMRAIEVGADEFVSKPYSSLVLLTRVRSLLRIKQLHDELEARNRLLRQVLDRFLAEDVTDIILDDPERYLQLGGEIRRVTVLFADIRGFTRFTELHPAEHVIHTLNRIFQNLSKMVFKHRGTFDKYLGDGFMAFYGAPLARED
- a CDS encoding succinate dehydrogenase iron-sulfur subunit; this translates as MQVTLRIFRYNPETDKKPHYEKYTLEAEATDRILDLLNQVKWYQDGTLAYRRSCAHGVCGSDAMRINGVNRLACKVLVQDVGKKITVEPLLGMAVIKDLIVDMEPFFEQYRSVMPYFVNDEPPPEGERLQSQEQRARFDETTKCILCAACTTACPSFWASEEYVGPAAMVQAHRFIYDSRDRAAAERLQILNDRTGIWRCHDIFNCTDACPRDIEITKALGELKMAITTGKVE
- a CDS encoding FAD-dependent oxidoreductase — encoded protein: MEHQYEVVIVGAGGAGLRAALEASKGARTAVLSKLYPIRSHTGAAQGGVGAALGSEEEDRPAWHTFDTVKGSDYLGDQDAIEFMCKQAVHTVYDLEHMGLPFNRTPQGKIAQRPFGGHTNNETKKPVRRACYAADRTGHMILQTLYQQCIKEKVTFFDEFQVLDLIVQDGRACGVVAVELLTGELHVFHAKAVIFATGGWGRVWEITSNAHSFTADGCAIAMRHGIPAEDMEFFQFHPTGIYRMGILITEGVRGEGGVLINDEGERFMERYAPTVKDLASRDVVSRAMYLEMRAGRGIGGKRYLYLDVRPETVNKYAQRDGRTNPDGSPYQLSADDVLEKLPDIIDFCRTYMHVDPLTQPMPVQPTAHYAMGGIPTDMHGHVLIDEKNTVMPGLYAAGECACVSVHGANRLGTNSLLDIIVFGKESGKQAAAYAAGSDYVPLSKNPEAAVRRRLEKLHSGEGLEHPATLRREMQEVMFQDVGVFRTEEGMQQALEKVRELKQRFSLIRVEDSGKVFNTDAMEAWELGCLLDIAEATAASALARKESRGAHAREDYPERDDDNWMKHSLAFLGPEGISLRYKPVKVTHFKPMKRVY